gattttcatCTTGGTTCCTCATGTAAGGTGATCCTTCTTCCTTCTTGACTTGAAGAGGGATGCCGATTTGAATGACTGAAGGGTGTCAATTACAACATTGACAGACATTAGTAGATTTCATACCACTAGATTGGCAACATGTAATCTTATGATTTTAGTGTTTGATAAGTCACTTCTGTGTAGGAATGACTTTGCAGTATATGACAATGCCTTGAAGTGATTTTTTCCTCAAAATAATCTGGTATTATTGTTGAATTCATGATATGTTAGTGTAATTTCTATGTGAAACTATTTTATCCacccaatttcttttttttctaattattgTGTGGCTGAAGAAATCTCTAATCAACTTAATGATGATGGGAATAGTGGTTCTTGTTATGATTGCTTTGAACCAAAAGGAGTAACCCTTGACACAATGAGTACTAGTGGATTGGAAGGATGACTTTAGCCATCTCTTCCAATGGGTATGTAGACTCATAATTTAAAGTAGCAGTGACAAATCATCATCGATTTATACGTGATTGTAGGCTGTCCGAGAGTCCAAATTTGGTTATGCTCTTTCCTCCATGTTTCTCCGATTGTACACCTGTTCATTTGCTATCAGCGCACCTTTTCCACCAAAATTGAAAATGCCACAAAAAGAAGAGTCTAGTGTTATATGGTGGCTAGTTATGAACACCCTTTTTTAGAAAATACGAGCCTTAATGTATCACCTTTATGTCCTTGATCTTCGATGTTATCTAGCTAGATGGTCAACTAATGTGCTATATCTTAATTTCTTCTCTCAAAGTTACATCACAGTTAGCATAAGTGCTCTCTCAATCATacatacagaaatgatatttcgAGCTTTTGTatgacttaggccctgtttgggggagctgttggcagtagagctgttggaagtagagttgttggaagtagagctgtctgaagtagagctgttataaaaagctgtttgctgtttggtaactacattcgtaaagtgctgtggtactttgttttgtgtttggtaaacaaactgagaaagtacttttgtatgacaaaattaccataaaggacattgcatagtattatacaacagaacataataaaacataacataaattaatacataaatatacgatatagtataatattattgtaatataaaataatagtatgttaatatagcataatagtaatataattattagagtaaattaatatttggtaatataacataatattaaattatttaacaaaaCATATTAATGCACTCAAAAGTCAACGAGCTATAAGTTGAGAAGCAATATGATCACGCAGAATATCCATCTCACGATTACCCAATATTTGGCTTTGCTCTGCACTCAGTTCTTCCTGTGGTTCATTAATCTCTAAGCAATCAGAAGGGAGTAGATCCTCATTATCATCATAAGGCTGAAACTCCAAATCTTTGATTGCATGATTTCTAATAAAATTATGAATAGCCATGGAAGCCACCACAATTTGGACTTGTTTATGATAAGAAAAGTTGGGCATGGTACTCAACATTCTCCATCTACTTTTCCAGCATCTGAATGTCCTCTCAATAGTGCATCTCAGGGAGGAATGTGCATGATTAAAGATTTCATGCATACCCCTTGGTTGACTTCCACGTCGAAAATCTGGTAAATGATACCTCTCCCCTTTGTAAGGCCCCATATATCCCAATATGTGAGGATATCCTGCATCCACCAAATAATATTTacctgcatatatatatatatatatatatatatatatgagttagtattttaatatatttaatgaaagtTAAAAAAGTATACTTGtgattataatatatttaattaatatgcatacgtctatattataatatatttaattaaaatgcaTACCTCTAGGTGGGTGTGGAAATTGGAGCTCTTTACTGTGTATAGCATCTAAAAAAATACGAGTATCATGAGCAGTACCTTCCCATCCAGCACAAACAAAAGTGAAACGCATGTCAAAATCACAAGCCATAACATTTTGTGTAGGAATCCCTTTTCGGCCAATATATGGTACTTGTTTGGATGGAGAAATTTTCACTGGTATATGGGTGCCATCAATTGCTCCAATGCAGTCCTTAAAATAAGGCCACCAACGATGATCATTGCGGATTTTACTTGGaatatttttgaactctttatcCAGCGGGCTAATAATATCCTTGGACATCCTTAAAACAGCATTTAAAACATGAGTGAAATATCTACTAACTGTTTCTCCAGAATGTTGAAATCTTTCTCGAACCATCCTATTCCCAAACCCATgtcctagaatcatcaaaaacatagacACCAGCTCCTCAACAGGAATATATCTAGAAGCCTTTAAACCATATTTGATTTTCAATTCCATGCATAGATTAATAAATACATGTTTTTCCATTCGAAATTGTTGTTGGCATCTATATGGATTGCCATGTAAAATTTCTGATACAAACTTGTATCCGGTTTGATAAGAGGTCCTACAAGGCTCCTTTTCAATATATTTTGTGTAATATTCAGTAACCATACCAATAGTTGCAGTTAGTAGAATATTATAATTATCATCATCAACTATCTCATCTTCACTAGAATAATTCTCCTCAGAACTATTGTCAATGCTGCCCATACCTGTAGAAAACATattatgcaaaaaataaaacatctgtagcaaataaaacaaatgatatataaacatataatgCAAATACATATAATATCACAAAATCATAACATCTATAATATCCATAAAATCAATAGCATCCATGATACATTATCCAAGAGATACCACAACTACATATAGTCCATCATCATTCTATAATAGAAGTTCATAattaaaaatacaaaacatattgccATAATAGTACGTCAACAACTACTTATGTAAGTTTGACATTCGCTTGAGCCATTCAATTCGAAGATTGGTATCTCGGAGTGCCATAAACATCTCTCGATGTTCTCTTTTAAGGAGCACCTCAGCAGCAATCAAAAGCAGTTCAGGTTGTGCTACCATCTCAGGCATCATATGCACTACGTCCATCACCTCATCGATACTACGTCCAGGTTTATCAATCATCTTGGATGGCACTGTACTTTTCTTCTCCACTGCATCAATAAGACGACTCAATTGCTGAGATAGTTGTGCAGCACCCCCAACCTTCTTGCATTTCTTTTCATGCAAAGTAGAGCTaactcttttctttcctctctcttggATAGCATCAGATGCAAGAGTAAGGTTAACATTAAAATTATCAGTGGGAACATCATCAATTTTATATGCAATCATATGATGGTCCTCATCTGAGTCACCTAAGCCCTCAAATGTATCATTATTAACCCCATCCAACCTCTCATATACTTCAATTGCGTCCTCAACATCCTCCTGCACCAGTAAAGCTGGTGCCCAGGCCCCCTCCCCAGTGGCACTAGTACATCTAAATAACCTATCCAATTTTATGGCATGTTGTAGACCACGTTCTCGAAACTTAGCTGCATCAGGAATCTCCTGCAAGTTAACAACATATAGTTGTCAATAGTAGTTTATAGGTTAGTATAAAAAATCTTACAAATATTAAACTAGTGGTACATGtgcctgcatttttttttcccaccATGCATCTGGTGCATCTATTGTATTTCTAACAGGATCCCATCCAAGCCCTGTTTCCTTTCCCACCAATTTCATCCAAATGCTCCAATTTGCTTTCAGATTATCCcacttatttttaaattttttgtagtCATATTGATTTCCTGTCTTCTCAttgaatttcttaattatattgGCCCACCCTAACCTATTGAAATGTGTTCCTGGGCGATTACCAGCTTCAACTTCACCAATACATATATCGATAAACTCCTCTATCAATTTTTCATTCCAAAtggccttcctcttcttctcatctTGGGTTGATGGACCAGCAAGGGTATGTTGGCTCTTCTTAGACATTTGTTCTTCTTACAATGCAACAACAAAGACATGAAACATTTTGTCAATCATAAGTCATGATTTCATTCATATGAATAAAACACCTTGTAAAGCATATTAGAAAAACAATGAGATATTAGACAAGGCATGCAATAAGAGGCAATTATTTGATAGAACTATAagtaaggtccgccgtaccggtaccggtcggcgtaccggtggcgggccggaccggtacggtaccggtccggtccggtacgtaccggccggtatcggtacagtaccggccggtaccacgagccaaaaaccacagcgcctcgcgctgtggttcataaaaaaaaaaaattcgtaccggtgcgaaccgggtacgaggccggtaccaagcggtaccggccggtaccgaccggtacgggctccgtaccggccggttcgcacaagAAAACCGGAGATACCGGTTTTCTTgtggttccggtaccggtctaggaccggaccggtacgtaccggccggtacgggccggtactgCATTCCATGACTATAAGCATTTTCACCAGCTTGCACAGTTCTTAAATGGATCTCAGGCTTTACTGGTTTCGTCTATGTTCTTGACCATTTTGAGGCTAGTCTTAGAAGACCCATGTACTCTTTATTGTATACTTTCTCTGTATTTGGTCAAGCTAGtcttcttaatagaactctatgtctaatgaatgtCAATTATTTGATAGAATCAAGGATTTGATGGATGGCTATTATGATACTAAATAAAGAAATTGCCATTACCATGTATAAACTTACTCTTCCCATTCCTAACTAGGTAGCAGCATTTTTGCCATGATCTCAGGAAAAATTTGCCTACGTACCATGAtctcctttctttttaaatttcaacTTCCAGATTTTGTAGGACTCTCTTTCTATTGGAAATAAGATCAGATTAATAGGAAACCAAAGGCAGGAAAATAACGTTTGCTCTAAAATTCATTTTGTTTATAAATTGCGTGAAGCCATACATTGTGCTGCATTATGTAAACCTGTGCCTAACTGCACTTTGTTGCTTGCACTAACTACGCTCAGGCCAACAAGAACTAGCCACCAACATTATTCTTCATTGGATCTCTAGGGAACCAGTGGGGGATTTAAATGCAGTACCTCCTGTACTGCAAGGAGGTATTCTAAGAGGATTTTGAGGTGCCCACATCATGAGAATTTTAATAATATGAAAAAACATAAGATTCATAATCTACCCCACACTATTCAGCCAATTTATAATAAACAAATCTTTATGAATGCATTGCATGTTTGATGGGTACAATATGACCAACCCAAGCCATGTACATGTTATATAAAACCAGCCAGAACTTTTCTATGTTGGGCTGCTGTGTAAAAACTCAAAACATATTACATTGTCAAGTTCCCAATATTAGCCAAATACGATGTTGAGTACCCAATATCTTCTTGGCAATATTGGAAGTATTAGTAACAATAGTATGCACCACTAAAATGACAATAAGGTGTAAGATCTTTTAATTAAAACATGCTTCAATATTCATCAAATGTCCATTCTTGGAATCACTAGCAGTGAATTTTGTTGAAGAATGACAATGTAAGTAGTAATTTGGATTTTAAGTCAAAAGTATAAgcaaaaaatattttggctAATTAAGGATAAAAGGAGTATTCTTACTTCTTAAAACTTCAAAGTGCAATGGAGATTGCAAATTTCTGAGCCACTAGGTGACAGTACCTGACAGAGAATGATCCAATCATAAGTTAGAAGGCAACAATAATATTACCAAACTCCATTaaaattctaaatacaaatctatCTTTCTCTCTGTAACAGAGAGGAAAAACTTGGTCTACCCGAACCAGAGAGGAAAAATTTGGTCCACCCGAACCACAGAGGGAAATCTCTCTTTGTAACAGAGATTTCTCTCtctgttctttctctctctccctctgtaACAAAGAGGGAAAAGAGCTCGCCGTCCACCAGAACTCCCTCCCTGCAACAGAGAGAGGATCTCGCGGTCCACCGTGGACCGCGAGATCATTAAGCGTACAGAGAGAGGATCTCTCTGTGTTATAGAGGGAGATCCTCTCTCTCTGTAACAGAGAGAGATCCTCTCTCTGTAAGGGGAGGCACCGTGGACCTCTctctgaaacagcttcctcccaaaagctccaaattggagcttcctcccaaaagctgtttacagtttcccgcaaaagctgaaacagctttttgaaaaatttaccaaacacattttttcatctaaaagtacttttggagggctttctggccctccaaaagctcccccaaacagggccttatatGAGAAGGACAACTTACAAATTTGAAAACAAATTGGCTGCAActtgtagttattaaattcggCACCTTGGTTTACAATCTCTTCTCATTTTTTCCATAGATGTATTGCTTTTTTCATAAAAGTTAAGCAATCATGGTTGTTTAACTGGCCAAGCAATAGGTGATAGTTTAGCCATACGGCCTAGGCAATAGGTGATAGTTTAGCCATACGGCCTAGGGTGATCACTGTTGTCTcttcttgtgctcttcctattttactgtattttaattttcttttaatttattttcatgACTACTTTTTTGCCTTTCCATCAAAGTTAGGAAATCCGGATTGTCAAACTGTCCAAGTGACCCTAGGTAATAGCTTAGCCCTAGAGCCTAGGTGGCTGAATAGGCAGCTCCACTTAGTACAACAGACAATCTTTCTCTAGTCTATCTACTTCATTTATGTCATTGGATTTTTCATTTTGCATTATATTTGGTAAAATAGCATTTTAACACGCATTCAGTAGTACAagaaatattttgtattaccaCTCATCAGTAATAAACAACATTTTCAAGACATTTTGATTTGTAAAATTTGGATGCTACCCAGCACataaataagaaaaagatataGCACTACATATTTGTATTGCTTTAGCTTGAATTTATAGATCGCTTGGCTTTCTTGGTCATTTAACTTGTGAAAGATAGAACCTGGGTTTGTGGTTTCTAATAAAAGAATAGTTCGAATCAAGGTTCGCTGTATCGATCGGTACCGGTcgggtaccgagcgtaccgtacccgtaccgatgggtaccggtatcgatacaccaatgtcggtacgcctggcgtaccgcataccgtaccgtaccgacactcggtacgtctatactagtgcggcaccggtacggggttcggtaccggtacggcgaaccttggttcgAATGCATATGTGAAGTGAGATATTGCTTTGTATGCGTACTGATGTAGGACAACTTAGGGGATGACCTGCAATAGCATGGTGGGAGGAATTGGGGAATAGCTAATTTGTTGCCTTGCTGTTCTATTGCAGAAAACTGGGCAGAATGAACACTTTAATGGATTGAAGGAAAGAGGGAAGCTTTCTAGGTCCATCCTAGGGTTTAGGGATAGTGTTTGTTGTTAGAAAAAAAAGTTTCTAGGGGTTTTAGGATTAAAGGAGAAGGTTTGATGTTGACTTGAAATTTAATTCAGGCAATAATACATATATTCACAGGTTTTTGAAGAAGGGAAATACATGAGAAGTAAAGGAGTTGAGAGATGAATAGGGAGAGGGGAATAAAAGACACTAGAGGtagggcgagagagagagagagagagagagagagagagagagagagaggagagaaatcACTTTCACAAACTCATACAATACAACTCATGACCACCCTTTTATTTGCCGATACACTGTGTGACTTGGGGATGAAGTAACCTAATAAAAAAGACATGCAAGGACCCACCAATCACATATATTACAAAACATGGAACTTAGAACCCAAGTAACTTGTAGGTCAAGTAATTTAAGGGCCAATTTAATCTCATATCCATTTTTGTAATTAAATGTTAAACAAATAGAAACTTGATACACGATTAATTTTGGACCATTAAATAATTTTGATGCTCCAATATGTCCATTGATGCTCCAAGTAGTTGGATGAGGGTTTAGATCATCATAATGAAAAAATTTGCTGCCTGATCTAGGCCCTTGACTTTATGATTTGTTTCCACTGCATGGATGTCATGCTCGAGATCTTGATGTTGCTTTGACACTTTTGATTCATCTCTGCATCTCCAAGACTCGATGATGGAAAttaatattaaattttcttgtgaTTGTATTCTCAACTGGTTGTTTCGGTGCCCTTGGATCTTCAGCCATAAAGCTTTTGATCATCTGATTGATGGTATTCTTTCGTTAATACACAAAATCAACAAGAAATAGATCGTCAAAATGCTGTAATATGGTCACAACCCTTGAGAGATTGCTACTCATCTCTTGATTGTTTGGAAGCTGCTCCAGCGTTGGATCATCAATGCTTGAAACCTTCTCGACGAGATTCTTAGGATATGGTGCACCTTCAATTGCAGGTTTGAAGGTTCACCATTTGCCATATCTTCATAAACAATCTTCTGTAGAGACATTCTTGTTCTATGAatttttaattgcaagaattttgCTCTGGGGTGCttcatttctaaattttttgtaCTTGTGATATTGCTGCTGCACAACTGGAAGAAGCAGTACAGGGAAACAGCAATGCTTGTAAATGGTTGGGAAATTAACTACTTGACAGTATGGATGAGGTACACAACTGAATTATGAAGGAAAAATAATTAGATCAAATGGCAAACATTGTGCTAACTTTGTTGTGGAGCACGTTGTTAATGTAGTAGGCAACTGAGTTTTGATGACAAACCAACCTAGTTCTTGATTTAAGCTTCCCACCAAAAGCTCTTGGCGTAaacaatcattatcaaattttaCTGAATTAGCTGAGGATTGGTTGAAAATTTAATGCATTTTTTATCTCGATTCTGGTGATATAACTGTCAGTTTAAAGAACTGAATGAATGATTGCACTGTTTCCTCATTTGCTAAAATAGACATGTTCCCTCTGTAACGTTGGAAAagtgaattcttttttttttgtggcaagGCTTCGCTTTATTATTCATCAGATCTTGTTTCTCCCATtttgatttttgatattttgtcAGAGTATGAGATGATTTTGTGCTTTTTTCAGTTGAAGGAAAATAAATGCAGTAATTTGGGcgaataattaaatatatttgatGCTATTCTCTTAATTCAAAAGTTATGCTAGTAGAAACCATGAGCGTTCTGTCTCCTATACTTCTTGTTCATGTTACAGACTTACAGGCCTTTGTTTCATGTTCAACTGTCGGTCTGACATAACTTATTTTCTATGATGAGTAGATTTCACCTCGTCAAGGTCTTTTAAGAGTCCGTGAGTTCACACTAGCTGAGATAGAGCACTTTGTGGATCCTGAGGACAAATCCCACCCGAAGTTTGTTCATGTTGCCAACCTGGAGCTTTTGATGTTCCCCAGGGAGGAGCAACTAGCTGGGAAATCAGCCAAGTCAATGATCCTTAGTGAAGCTGTTTCAAAGGTTGGTTTCTTTGGCTACCTTATTATCACCTTTGTGCTGATCGTTTCTTCCTttacctttattttattttgacatcTCTATTCTTCATTTGGTTtagtttcttttaaatattgttttaatttctttttgtaGGGAATAATCAACAATGAGACACTTGGTTATTTCATAGGACGGGTGTATCTTTTCTTGACTCGTCTGGGAATTGACAAAGATAGATTGCGCTTCAGGCAGCATCTGCCAAATGAGATGGCTCACTATGCTGCAGACTGTTGGGATGCGGAAATAGAATGCTCCTATGGCTGGATTGAATGTGTTGGGATTGCTGATAGATCTGCTTATGATTTACGAGCTCATTCGGTATGTAATCAAGACCTGTTTGCGCTTAAGAATGCCGTGATGAGTTCTGATTGTGACAAATTATAATCTTATGCACCTCTTACAAAACTATTCTTCTTTTAAACAAGTGCGAGGACTAGTTAGCAATGCATTGGGTCTGGttgatttgtgattggattGAATTTGGATCGTCATTAAAACTCTCAGCCCATACAACCCACAACGTTTGAAAACAATAAACCCATACCAACTCATTTATTATGGGACCTGTACCTGACCTGCTATTAGGCTTCACTTGTTAGTTATATATCTTATAATTGAAATGAGATAGGGTCAAGAAGCGGTATCTAGGGTGTGGCATTGAGAGTGAGGAGAGGAAATTAAACTGTCGAAGAAATTGtgataaatcttttttttttgctagaaaaATATGATAAATCTTAAACATGCTATCTACTCCACTTTCTCTTTGGTATTTTTTGTTTCCTCTCTTAACTATGAACATCAGCAGCTGGGTTTCAACGGCTTGCTCAACCTCTGTAAATGGCCTTCAGATTTGCTTCTTTAGAACATTACAAGCTCATGGCTGTGCCTCTTTTCAAAAGTTGATTGTTATTTTCATGTCTTGTCCAGCCTTACCTGAGAGAACCATCTTAGCTATTGTTTACTTTTAGTTGCATAGAAACACAATCTTCTTATGCTTATGCATGCCATTCTTTCGCCAGAGCTTTCGCTCTTCTTATCGATTATTTATTCTAGTTTTTATCTATCGGCTGATTAAAGCTTTGTAGATTGATTGTGAagtatgatgattttattatgtTGTTCAACAGGAGAAAAGTTGTGTCCCTCTGTTTGCCTGTGCGAAGTCCTCAGAACCTAGAGAGGTGGAGGTAGGATTTTCtttcccacttttttttttttaatgtctaATTCCCACATTTGGAATGGCAAATCACTGATCTCCATACTTTGCTGCAGAAGTTACGTTGCACTTTTTCTATCTATTGTCCAGAAGATACTGACGTTCCTATTTTCAACTTGCTTATTGtttgattttttaaataaatttcagaAGCTAGTTATTACCCCATCAAAAGAAGAACTAGATCTTGCATTTAAGGGGAACCAAAGAATGGTTGTTGAAGCATTGGAGGTAACCTTTGCACATATTCCATGCTGCTAATTACTTATCCTTTTCATTTATAGCTTCTAACAAGCTCTTTGGATAGGCCATGAGTGAAAAAGAAGCACTAGAAATGAAAGAAGCTTTTGATGATAAAGGAGAGGTGGACTTCCAAGTCTGTACACTTGGAAAATCGGTAGTGATAAAGAAAAACATGGTATCTATCAGTATGGAAAGAAAGGAACATCAAATGGGTTATTTTACCGCATCCGTGATTGAGCCATCTTTTGGTATTGGACGAATAATCTACTGTCTCTTTGAGCATTCTTTCTACACAAGACCAGGCAGATCAGAGGATGAACGGCTGAATGTGTTCTGCTTCCCTCCTCTAGTGGCTCCGATTAAGTGTACTGTTTTCCCATTAATCAAGTCTCAGCAGTTTGATGAAGTGGCCAAACTCATAGCTGAATCACTAATGGCGGCTGGGATCTCATATAAATTGGATGCTACAGGTATGCCTATAAAATATTAGCATCTGATAATAACTAAACTCCGGTTTTAGTCAGAGTTCTGGAATGCCATTATTTCATAGGCTGTGGTGGGTAATGTTACTTCTCTTCCCATGGATTCTAAgacaggttttttttttcccaattaATCTTACTGGTAGGTTCTCAAATGTTTTATCATCAACTTACTGTGAGGCCGCTAGAACTTGCCTTGTGGATTGAGAGTTTGGTAGATGAttgcatgacatttaaatatactGATTGTTGTGATTGTCTACTTACCTAGAACACTATGCAGAAATTGTAGCTTTGAAAGTCCGCATCAGTGGATTAGTGGTTCATATGATTCAGCATTAGACTAAGCTGCTTATAAATTACGATTTTGCTGGTGTTTTCTGCAGGCACGTCTATAGGGAAACGTTATGCCAGGACGGATGAGCTTGGTGTCCCCTTTGCCATAAACTGTTGATTCGGCTACTAGTGTGACCATACGTGAGAGGGACAGCAAGGAACAGATCCGTGTAAGCATTGAGGAGGTGGTCTCAGTTGTGAAAAAACTCACGGTTGGGCAAAGCACATGGGCTGATGTGCTCTGTAGCTACCCAACCCACGTTGCTACACTTGCTGATGAGCTGTGAAGCGGCTTCTGACGGATGAAGTTGATGAAAGCAATTCCTTATCTTGCTGAATTTTCAAACTACTGGAACTTATCAGGCTATTATTGGTTGAGTTACCCAGGAAAAAGAAGATTTATCTTATTTATTCGTGCTCTCAAATGGTCTGGATATCTTCATTTTATAAGTGGATCTATGGGATATATTTTGTACcttttaaggatttttttttttttgaccttttAAGGGTTTGACTTGTCATAAGCATTTAAGTATTTGTTCCTGGTGATAATGATTTGAATTGTGGAAGTGTGTATTttgttgctttctttttttttttttccgtgtGCGCTTCAATTTAGATTATGTGTGCATTAATTTGAGTCGGGGGTATAATGTCCGGTCAACTTAGAAATGGACcatttttagaagaaaaaaggacAAATATGTCCTATTTCACAGTGACTTATTCAGGTggccttttaaaaaaaaaatcgctcGAGTTGGTGAGCAGAGTTTATAGTTATTCAGCTGTTCAGCTGCAAGATGTCTTTATTGATCTGCATGATTTTACAAGCATAAATCTGTAAGGTTTATAACTATTCAGCTGTCTTTTTGAATGCCTATGAAATTTTTAACCCATCAGATTTTAAAGTTAAATTTGAAAGATGCGGCTTTAACGCTAATGATCGGAATTATTGGATATGATGTaccattttaaattatttagaaTATTTTGAAGATCTCTGTTCCAAACATCAAGTGATCAAAATAGACAAATTTAAGTAATGCTGTATATCATGTGGTTCTCTCTTTCAATGTTTATGGTGAGAGATTGGGTTCCAACAACTGATTGT
This DNA window, taken from Phoenix dactylifera cultivar Barhee BC4 unplaced genomic scaffold, palm_55x_up_171113_PBpolish2nd_filt_p 001953F, whole genome shotgun sequence, encodes the following:
- the LOC120109252 gene encoding protein ALP1-like, encoding MYLHYMFIYHLFYLLQMFYFLHNMFSTGMGSIDNSSEENYSSEDEIVDDDNYNILLTATIGMVTEYYTKYIEKEPCRTSYQTGYKFVSEILHGNPYRCQQQFRMEKHVFINLCMELKIKYGLKASRYIPVEELVSMFLMILGHGFGNRMVRERFQHSGETVSRYFTHVLNAVLRMSKDIISPLDKEFKNIPSKIRNDHRWWPYFKDCIGAIDGTHIPVKISPSKQVPYIGRKGIPTQNVMACDFDMRFTFVCAGWEGTAHDTRIFLDAIHSKELQFPHPPRGMHFN